In Bdellovibrionales bacterium, one genomic interval encodes:
- a CDS encoding SDR family oxidoreductase, giving the protein MKTLLITGASTGIGAAAAVHFAKQGHRVFAGVRKTTDADHLQQQNSAITPLILDVTKPEQIQQALKVVEEGIQGELCLINNAGIAVAGPTEFVDIEEYRRQFEVNFFGLVAVTQTFLPLLRKTRGRVVSISSIAGRVASPFLGPYSASKFAVEAVSDSLRREVEPLGVKVILIEPGPIQTPIWEKGLSAKETLVAGDKDQMMAVYGKQLQNFVEYITASKKTASPIIKVLEAMDHALTSSSPKHRYLVGKESGIVAFVPVIPSRLVDKIISFKLSRS; this is encoded by the coding sequence ATGAAAACTCTATTAATCACCGGGGCGTCGACGGGTATTGGCGCAGCAGCAGCGGTTCATTTTGCAAAACAGGGCCATCGAGTCTTCGCGGGCGTTCGAAAAACAACAGACGCCGATCATCTCCAACAGCAAAACTCCGCCATTACTCCGTTGATTTTAGATGTGACAAAGCCTGAGCAAATTCAACAGGCCCTCAAAGTCGTTGAGGAAGGAATTCAAGGCGAGTTGTGTCTGATCAACAATGCCGGTATTGCGGTGGCGGGCCCCACCGAGTTCGTCGATATCGAAGAGTATCGCCGCCAATTTGAGGTGAATTTTTTTGGACTGGTCGCCGTCACTCAGACATTTTTACCTTTGCTCCGCAAAACACGAGGACGGGTCGTGAGTATCAGTTCTATCGCTGGTCGAGTGGCAAGTCCGTTTTTAGGTCCGTACTCGGCGTCGAAATTCGCCGTGGAGGCAGTGAGTGATTCGCTTCGACGCGAAGTTGAGCCCCTGGGAGTAAAAGTGATTCTCATTGAGCCTGGACCGATCCAAACTCCAATTTGGGAAAAGGGTCTTAGCGCGAAGGAAACTCTGGTCGCGGGTGATAAAGATCAGATGATGGCAGTTTATGGGAAACAACTTCAAAACTTTGTCGAATACATTACTGCGTCTAAGAAAACAGCTTCACCTATCATTAAAGTCCTTGAAGCCATGGACCATGCTCTGACTTCAAGCTCTCCGAAGCATAGGTATTTGGTGGGTAAGGAGTCGGGGATCGTGGCCTTTGTCCCGGTGATCCCTAGTCGTCTTGTGGATAAAATCATTTCTTTTAAGTTGAGCCGTTCGTAA